In the Chlorobium limicola DSM 245 genome, one interval contains:
- a CDS encoding thioredoxin domain-containing protein, whose protein sequence is MIHESRQPNLLAKEKSPYLLQHAFNPVDWQPWGPEAFRKSRERNKPIFLSVGYATCHWCHVMERESFENEETARLLNGSFIPVKVDREELPDLDRLYMTYVQASTGRGGWPMSVWLTPDLKPFYGGSYFPPEDRYGMPGFRTVLTSIAQLWNTDPARITEASRIFFEQLQSSSPMGKSGLPEKGEAQEACFRWLASAYDPLRGGFGGAPKFPRPALLTFLFSHAFHTGNREAASMALHTLKKMAEGGIHDHVHSMGKGGGGFARYSTDERWHLPHFEKMLYDNAQLAASYLEAFQISGETLFARIAEDIFNYILHDMQSPEGGFYSAEDADSFPDGETQEKREGAFYVWSWKEVMSLPAEPDKLELFARTYGMKPEGNVSEDPHGEFGGKNVLMEQSAPEKHEKDTVAALDEVRQLLYEKRLQRSRPLLDDKIITSWNGLMISAFAKGYRVLGHEEYLRAARNAADFILVHLYEENEGRLLRRYRDGDAAITGKAEDYAFFVRGLIDLYQACFDNRYLDAADRLCETCNRLFYDHADGGYFSTATDDNTVPVRLKEEYDGAEPAASSVGILNLLDLAVMTGNEAYEGMAEACFRGFGTMLSHNSPALPLMLAALNNARKGGILAVLAGNMQSPRMQELLKTLNSRYLPGLTLMHHASAGSLKGSEIPADIDPESAIPAVYLCIGHACRLPATTPEALDELLDGTIR, encoded by the coding sequence ATGATCCATGAATCCCGCCAGCCGAACCTTCTGGCAAAGGAAAAAAGCCCTTATCTCCTGCAGCACGCCTTCAATCCGGTCGACTGGCAACCCTGGGGCCCGGAGGCTTTCCGTAAATCGAGGGAGCGGAACAAGCCGATATTTCTCTCCGTCGGATACGCAACCTGCCACTGGTGCCATGTGATGGAGCGGGAGTCTTTTGAAAACGAAGAGACCGCAAGGCTGCTCAACGGCAGCTTCATACCGGTGAAGGTTGACCGCGAGGAGCTTCCGGATCTCGACCGGCTCTATATGACCTATGTGCAGGCTTCAACGGGAAGGGGTGGTTGGCCGATGTCGGTATGGCTCACGCCGGACCTGAAACCTTTTTACGGGGGCAGCTACTTCCCGCCCGAAGATCGATACGGCATGCCGGGGTTCAGAACCGTGCTCACCTCCATTGCGCAGTTGTGGAATACCGATCCCGCACGCATAACGGAAGCTTCACGCATCTTTTTCGAGCAGCTTCAGTCCTCCTCCCCAATGGGAAAAAGCGGGCTTCCGGAAAAGGGAGAGGCGCAGGAGGCCTGTTTCCGGTGGCTTGCATCCGCATACGATCCCCTCCGGGGCGGGTTCGGCGGCGCGCCGAAATTTCCAAGGCCGGCACTGCTCACCTTTCTCTTCAGCCACGCCTTTCATACGGGGAACCGGGAAGCCGCTTCAATGGCCCTGCACACGCTGAAAAAAATGGCCGAAGGGGGCATACACGATCACGTGCATAGCATGGGTAAAGGCGGAGGTGGATTCGCCCGCTACTCCACCGACGAACGCTGGCATCTCCCCCATTTCGAAAAAATGCTCTACGACAATGCGCAGCTTGCCGCAAGCTATCTGGAGGCATTCCAGATCAGCGGCGAAACGCTGTTCGCCCGTATCGCCGAGGACATCTTCAACTACATACTGCACGATATGCAGTCGCCTGAGGGCGGCTTCTATTCGGCTGAGGATGCCGACAGCTTCCCTGACGGAGAAACTCAGGAAAAGCGTGAAGGCGCTTTCTATGTGTGGAGCTGGAAGGAGGTCATGTCGCTTCCTGCGGAACCCGATAAGCTGGAACTGTTTGCAAGAACCTACGGCATGAAACCCGAAGGCAACGTGTCTGAAGATCCGCACGGAGAGTTCGGAGGCAAAAACGTGCTCATGGAGCAGTCGGCACCTGAAAAGCATGAGAAAGATACCGTCGCCGCACTTGACGAGGTTCGGCAGCTTCTCTACGAAAAGCGCCTGCAAAGATCGCGGCCGCTGCTCGACGACAAGATCATCACCTCATGGAACGGCCTCATGATATCGGCTTTCGCAAAAGGGTACCGGGTTCTCGGTCACGAGGAGTATCTCCGGGCAGCGCGCAATGCCGCGGATTTCATACTCGTGCATCTCTATGAGGAAAACGAAGGCCGTCTGCTCCGCCGCTATCGCGACGGTGATGCGGCAATAACCGGAAAAGCCGAGGATTATGCTTTTTTTGTACGGGGGCTGATCGACCTCTATCAGGCCTGCTTCGACAACCGGTACCTCGATGCCGCCGACAGGCTCTGTGAAACATGCAACCGCCTGTTCTACGATCATGCCGACGGAGGGTATTTCAGCACGGCAACGGACGACAACACAGTTCCGGTGAGGCTGAAGGAGGAGTATGACGGCGCAGAACCTGCCGCGTCGTCTGTCGGAATTCTGAACCTGCTCGACCTTGCCGTAATGACCGGCAACGAAGCGTATGAGGGTATGGCGGAAGCCTGCTTCAGGGGTTTCGGCACCATGCTTTCGCATAACAGCCCTGCCTTGCCGCTTATGCTCGCAGCGCTGAACAACGCCCGTAAAGGGGGTATTCTCGCCGTTCTTGCCGGAAATATGCAGTCGCCCCGAATGCAGGAACTGCTGAAAACGCTGAACTCGCGTTATCTTCCGGGCCTTACCCTTATGCATCATGCATCGGCCGGAAGCCTGAAAGGCAGCGAAATACCGGCAGACATCGATCCGGAATCGGCAATCCCGGCAGTGTATCTATGCATCGGGCATGCGTGCCGACTCCCGGCAACCACCCCCGAAGCGCTTGACGAGCTGCTTGACGGGACTATCCGTTGA
- a CDS encoding acetyl-CoA carboxylase biotin carboxylase subunit: protein MDKKIRKVLVANRSVPAVRVIQTCKDRKIPTTAVYSTPDRLAAHVFMANDAVHIGEAPPVESYLNMEKIIAAALKTGANGVHPGWGFLSENAKFARMVQDSGLIWIGPSPEVIHKMGDKIESKKIAKEARVPTIPGINSPNTTEEIRRWMQEEDVVFPIIIKASSGGGGKGMVRVGNDTELETALAQARSEAKKSFGNDEILVEKFIEKGKHIEVQIIADQHGNVLHLYDRECTLQRRNQKVIEEAPSPSLDEETRNSICETAVRLMRTIGYSSAGTVEFLLDAATGKFYFLEVNTRLQVEHGITELVTGVDIVSLMLDIAQGEPLSFRQENIRPNRWALEVRLNAEDPATFNPSFGNISRLHLNLYPGTRVSQGVYEGSEIPPYYDSLIMLLMTTGPDRETAIMKMDSILCRNLRVEGVKTLSPLLLSIIRHPNFIKGDFSTRFIEEHMDELVSMFPESDSEEDALKIARYVAEISALGTPNWI from the coding sequence ATGGACAAAAAAATCAGAAAGGTTCTTGTAGCCAATCGCAGCGTACCGGCGGTACGGGTTATTCAGACATGCAAAGACAGAAAAATCCCGACGACGGCGGTCTACAGTACTCCGGACCGGCTTGCAGCCCATGTGTTCATGGCGAATGATGCGGTTCATATCGGCGAGGCTCCGCCGGTAGAGTCGTACCTGAACATGGAAAAGATTATCGCCGCAGCCCTCAAAACCGGCGCAAACGGCGTGCATCCAGGCTGGGGCTTCCTTTCCGAAAATGCAAAGTTCGCCCGAATGGTGCAGGATTCGGGCCTGATATGGATCGGGCCGAGCCCTGAAGTGATCCACAAGATGGGCGACAAGATCGAGTCGAAAAAAATTGCCAAAGAAGCCAGAGTCCCCACCATTCCGGGCATCAACTCGCCGAACACAACCGAGGAAATCCGCAGGTGGATGCAGGAAGAGGACGTTGTGTTTCCGATTATCATCAAAGCCTCTTCGGGCGGCGGCGGCAAGGGGATGGTGAGGGTCGGCAACGACACGGAACTTGAGACCGCGCTGGCACAGGCCCGGTCGGAAGCGAAAAAATCATTCGGCAACGACGAAATACTCGTTGAGAAGTTTATCGAAAAGGGCAAGCACATCGAGGTGCAGATCATTGCCGACCAGCACGGCAACGTGCTTCATCTCTACGATCGCGAGTGCACGCTGCAGCGCCGCAATCAGAAGGTGATCGAAGAGGCCCCCTCTCCCAGCCTCGACGAAGAGACCCGCAACTCGATCTGCGAAACGGCCGTCCGGCTCATGCGCACAATCGGCTACTCCTCTGCAGGCACGGTCGAGTTTCTGCTCGATGCAGCAACCGGCAAGTTCTACTTCCTCGAAGTGAACACCCGCCTTCAGGTTGAGCATGGCATTACCGAGCTGGTAACCGGCGTGGATATCGTCAGCCTGATGCTCGACATAGCCCAGGGCGAACCGCTCAGCTTCCGGCAGGAAAACATCCGTCCGAACCGCTGGGCGCTGGAAGTCCGTCTCAACGCGGAAGATCCTGCAACGTTCAACCCTTCATTCGGCAACATCAGCCGCCTGCACCTGAATCTCTATCCAGGAACCAGAGTTTCGCAGGGGGTCTATGAGGGCTCTGAAATTCCTCCCTACTACGACTCGCTGATCATGCTCCTGATGACAACCGGCCCCGACAGGGAAACCGCTATCATGAAGATGGACAGCATTCTCTGCCGGAACCTGAGGGTCGAAGGGGTCAAAACACTTTCGCCGCTGCTTTTGAGCATCATCCGGCACCCGAATTTCATCAAAGGCGATTTTTCAACGCGTTTTATCGAAGAGCATATGGACGAGCTCGTCTCCATGTTCCCCGAAAGCGACAGCGAAGAGGATGCGCTGAAAATCGCCAGATATGTAGCTGAAATTTCTGCACTTGGAACACCGAACTGGATTTAA
- a CDS encoding biotin/lipoyl-containing protein: MTNSVFVKPGMSPREIVHNVRNLGAIALTSTGMRDAGQSDYKNRLRIRDLSSLSPHYNEMGLFSSECHGGARWHVGIMNRRESPFDEIALLREKMPNVLLQTLVRETNLWGYRPYPKNIIEHVISRVDIDVWRCFSFLNDVRNMRTVAEVVMKRGRLFQPAIAFTQADWTTNDYFLKLVREIVDLCGGTDEIILCVKDMAGVGSPRRMRSLFDAIKQDFPDLVLQYHRHATDGLALPALLAAAQAGAGIIDVEEDSLTRFYGQAPLLSVASFLEESGINVHLNVKAADGAVQKVREWIRHYEWAESPFKGFDHGVLMHRMPGGAFPSSFEQAQKGGFLHLMPAILKMMSLYNQIVRYFDVTPGSQVTWVTCSGIVNHYDKERGMAGVNHVIDLLTRFVEEKKQDFDAMPPEDQNELLHLFRGAPGDFKNLIIGNYGKLPMGWPADWVYTSCFGEEGREKIAQRHEESPLDAIPDEDLKRLRHELTEQLDRTPNEEEFILYLMHPKDALDLIRFREKYGDAPLVLPTDVWKSGLQKSGDKVEFEYRGVPYSIERVSIGSEHDGVIHAVMKVNNQIRVFKIETPRARKTEIRMAKGMTDIGAPINGTVWRIGNPDRGPVRAGDIVHKGEEIANLEAMKMENAIFAPYDAQITEITVRLNQMVKQEQLLFVLEEVKEQD; the protein is encoded by the coding sequence ATGACAAATTCCGTTTTCGTAAAACCGGGAATGAGCCCCAGAGAGATCGTTCATAACGTTCGCAATCTGGGTGCGATTGCCCTGACCTCTACCGGCATGAGAGACGCCGGTCAGTCGGATTATAAGAACCGGCTGAGGATACGCGACCTCTCCTCCCTTTCTCCTCACTACAATGAAATGGGGCTCTTCAGCTCCGAGTGCCATGGCGGTGCGCGCTGGCATGTTGGAATCATGAACCGCCGCGAAAGCCCTTTCGACGAGATTGCGCTGCTCAGGGAAAAAATGCCGAACGTGCTGCTGCAGACGCTCGTGCGCGAAACCAACCTCTGGGGCTATCGTCCTTATCCGAAGAACATCATCGAGCATGTGATCTCCCGGGTAGATATCGACGTATGGCGCTGTTTCTCCTTCCTCAACGACGTGCGCAACATGCGTACGGTCGCCGAAGTGGTCATGAAACGCGGTCGACTTTTCCAGCCTGCCATTGCCTTTACCCAGGCCGACTGGACAACGAACGACTATTTCCTGAAACTCGTCAGGGAGATCGTCGATCTTTGCGGCGGCACGGACGAAATCATTCTCTGCGTCAAGGACATGGCTGGAGTCGGCAGTCCGCGACGCATGCGTTCGCTCTTTGACGCCATCAAGCAGGATTTTCCCGATCTTGTTCTGCAATATCACCGCCATGCAACCGACGGCCTTGCCCTTCCTGCGCTCCTTGCCGCCGCTCAGGCCGGTGCAGGCATCATCGATGTCGAAGAGGACTCGCTCACCCGTTTCTACGGCCAGGCGCCGCTCCTGAGCGTCGCCTCGTTCCTCGAAGAATCGGGCATAAACGTCCATCTCAACGTCAAAGCGGCAGATGGAGCGGTTCAGAAAGTGCGCGAATGGATCCGCCATTACGAATGGGCCGAATCGCCCTTCAAAGGCTTCGATCATGGCGTTCTTATGCACCGCATGCCCGGCGGCGCCTTTCCAAGCTCCTTCGAACAGGCGCAGAAAGGCGGTTTCCTGCACCTGATGCCCGCGATTCTTAAAATGATGTCGCTCTACAACCAGATTGTAAGATATTTCGATGTAACTCCCGGCTCGCAGGTCACGTGGGTCACCTGCAGCGGCATCGTGAACCACTACGACAAAGAGCGTGGCATGGCCGGAGTCAATCATGTCATCGATCTTCTGACACGGTTTGTCGAGGAGAAAAAGCAGGACTTCGATGCCATGCCGCCAGAAGATCAGAACGAACTGCTCCATCTTTTCAGGGGTGCTCCGGGTGATTTCAAAAACCTCATCATCGGGAACTACGGAAAACTGCCGATGGGATGGCCGGCGGACTGGGTCTATACAAGCTGTTTCGGAGAGGAAGGTCGAGAGAAAATCGCTCAGCGCCATGAAGAATCTCCGCTGGACGCGATTCCGGACGAGGACCTGAAACGCCTGCGACACGAGCTTACTGAACAGCTCGACCGCACTCCGAACGAAGAGGAGTTCATTCTCTATCTCATGCACCCGAAAGATGCCCTCGACCTCATCCGGTTCCGCGAAAAATATGGCGACGCACCGCTTGTTCTGCCCACCGATGTCTGGAAATCCGGCTTGCAGAAATCGGGCGACAAGGTCGAATTTGAGTATCGGGGAGTTCCCTATTCCATCGAGCGCGTTTCGATCGGTTCGGAACATGACGGTGTCATTCACGCCGTCATGAAGGTCAACAACCAGATCCGGGTCTTCAAGATCGAAACGCCTCGCGCCCGTAAAACCGAGATAAGAATGGCTAAAGGCATGACCGATATCGGCGCCCCGATCAACGGAACCGTCTGGCGCATCGGAAATCCGGATCGCGGTCCGGTCAGGGCCGGAGACATTGTCCACAAGGGCGAAGAGATAGCAAATCTCGAAGCCATGAAAATGGAGAATGCGATCTTCGCACCATATGACGCGCAGATCACCGAAATCACGGTACGGCTCAACCAGATGGTGAAACAGGAACAGCTGCTTTTCGTTCTGGAAGAGGTGAAGGAACAGGATTGA
- a CDS encoding 2-oxoglutarate dehydrogenase E1 component — MIKQENSSSYLFGGNAPYIEDLYEAYLENPGSVPENWRMYFDAMQHLPASDGSDSRDIAHSPVQASFAERARLGPICRVVASPDAELGRKRVSVQKLIAAYRNIGSRRADLDPLKRQERPALPDLEPSFYGFSDTDMDIVFNTSNTYFGSETMPLRELIGNLRETYCGTLGIEFMYITDQTGKRWWQAKFETIRAKPDFSPERKKHILERLTAAEGFERYLHTRFIGQKRFSLEGGDSFIPAMDEIIQRAGKAGVLEIVIGMAHRGRLNVLVNIMGKNPLDLFAEFEGKHAGDLPSGDVKYHQGFTSDIVTPGGPVNLSLAFNPSHLEIVNPVVEGAVKARQVRRSDRDGSQVLPILVHGDAAFAGQGVIMETLNLALTRGYGTGGTVHIVINNQIGFTTSDPRDSRSTTYCTDVVKMIEAPVLHVNGDDPEAVVLAAQMALDYRQAFKRDVVIDIICFRKLGHNEQDTPAMTQPLMYKNIDKHPGTRKLYADRLLSQGIIKANDAEAISKQFRKDLDEGRYSANPVLVNKTIFTAEPGPGRTETSETGVPLTELQRISEKITRIPENFRIHPLVEKVVNDRRRMGRGEHPLDWGMGEHLAFASLVAGGYPVRITGQDSGRGTFSHRHAVLHDQNREKWDSGIYIPLQNVTDNQAPFTVIDSVLSEEAVLGFEYGYSISAPDTLVIWEAQFGDFANGAQVLIDQFITSGEVKWGLASGLTLMLPHGYEGQGPEHSSARPERFLQLCAENNIQVCQPTTPAQIFHLLRRQMTAMALKPLVILTPKSLLRNKEAVSRLDELSEGHFRNIIGDPAADPKKITRLLACSGKIYYDLLNRRRENTMENAAVIRVEQLYPFPFEEFSAEIRRYPGLKEIVWCQDEPKNQGYWRFLQHYIMNAMIPGQQFGYAGRPASASTACGYAAMHALQQQALLDQAYGEFSVFYNK; from the coding sequence ATGATCAAGCAGGAAAACAGCTCTTCCTATCTTTTCGGGGGAAACGCCCCGTATATCGAAGACCTTTATGAAGCCTATCTTGAAAATCCGGGTTCGGTTCCCGAAAACTGGCGCATGTACTTCGATGCCATGCAGCATCTCCCTGCGTCAGACGGAAGCGACAGCCGGGACATAGCGCACTCGCCCGTTCAGGCATCCTTTGCCGAACGGGCCCGGCTGGGACCTATCTGCCGCGTGGTGGCGAGCCCTGATGCCGAACTTGGACGCAAACGCGTTTCGGTTCAGAAGCTGATCGCAGCATACCGCAACATCGGTTCACGCCGGGCTGACCTCGATCCCCTCAAACGCCAGGAAAGACCCGCACTGCCTGATCTGGAGCCATCCTTCTACGGTTTTTCCGATACCGATATGGATATTGTTTTTAACACGAGCAATACCTATTTCGGAAGCGAAACCATGCCGCTCCGGGAGCTGATCGGAAATCTCCGGGAAACCTACTGCGGGACCCTCGGCATCGAGTTCATGTACATCACCGATCAGACCGGGAAACGATGGTGGCAGGCAAAGTTCGAAACAATACGCGCGAAACCCGATTTCAGCCCCGAGAGAAAAAAACACATCCTCGAACGCCTCACAGCCGCCGAGGGGTTCGAACGTTACCTCCATACCCGCTTTATCGGCCAGAAACGGTTCTCCCTTGAAGGCGGCGACAGCTTTATTCCGGCAATGGACGAAATCATCCAGCGCGCCGGGAAAGCCGGTGTGCTGGAGATTGTCATCGGCATGGCACACCGCGGTCGGCTGAATGTTCTGGTGAACATCATGGGCAAAAATCCGCTCGACCTGTTTGCCGAATTTGAAGGCAAACATGCCGGCGACCTTCCATCCGGCGACGTAAAGTATCATCAGGGGTTCACAAGCGATATCGTAACGCCCGGAGGCCCGGTAAACCTCTCCCTCGCCTTCAATCCATCGCACCTTGAAATCGTCAACCCTGTTGTCGAAGGTGCCGTCAAGGCCAGGCAGGTCAGACGAAGCGACCGGGACGGCTCGCAGGTACTGCCGATTCTGGTCCACGGCGATGCGGCCTTCGCCGGTCAGGGCGTGATCATGGAAACACTCAACCTGGCTCTGACCAGAGGATACGGCACCGGAGGTACCGTGCATATTGTCATCAACAACCAGATCGGATTCACGACATCCGATCCGAGAGACAGCCGTTCTACGACATACTGTACCGATGTCGTCAAAATGATCGAGGCTCCGGTGCTGCACGTCAACGGCGACGATCCCGAAGCCGTCGTGCTGGCTGCGCAGATGGCTCTCGATTATCGGCAGGCATTCAAACGGGATGTCGTAATCGATATCATCTGTTTCAGGAAACTTGGCCATAACGAACAGGATACCCCGGCCATGACCCAGCCGCTGATGTACAAAAATATCGACAAGCACCCCGGAACCCGTAAACTTTATGCCGACAGGCTTCTCTCTCAGGGCATCATCAAGGCGAACGATGCCGAGGCGATAAGCAAACAGTTCCGCAAGGATCTCGACGAAGGACGCTACAGTGCCAATCCCGTACTCGTCAACAAAACCATTTTCACTGCCGAACCTGGCCCGGGCCGAACCGAAACATCGGAAACCGGCGTACCTCTGACAGAGCTGCAGAGAATTTCAGAAAAGATTACGCGTATTCCCGAAAACTTCAGGATCCATCCGCTTGTTGAAAAGGTAGTGAACGACAGGAGACGGATGGGCCGGGGAGAACATCCGCTCGACTGGGGAATGGGAGAGCACCTTGCGTTTGCCTCGCTCGTGGCAGGAGGATATCCGGTACGTATTACCGGTCAGGACAGCGGCAGGGGAACCTTTTCGCACCGCCATGCCGTCCTGCACGACCAGAACCGGGAAAAATGGGATTCCGGCATCTATATACCGCTGCAGAACGTTACGGATAACCAGGCGCCATTCACCGTCATCGATTCGGTTCTCTCGGAAGAGGCCGTGCTTGGTTTCGAATACGGATACTCCATTTCGGCACCCGATACGCTGGTGATCTGGGAAGCCCAGTTCGGCGACTTCGCCAATGGAGCCCAGGTACTGATCGACCAGTTCATCACATCGGGAGAGGTCAAATGGGGTCTTGCCTCCGGCCTCACCCTCATGCTCCCCCACGGCTATGAAGGCCAGGGGCCGGAACACTCTTCAGCACGGCCGGAGCGATTCCTGCAACTGTGCGCCGAAAACAACATACAGGTCTGTCAGCCGACTACGCCAGCCCAGATATTCCATCTGCTGCGCCGCCAGATGACGGCAATGGCTCTCAAGCCCCTGGTAATTCTTACGCCGAAATCGCTGCTCAGAAACAAAGAAGCGGTTTCAAGACTCGACGAACTGTCGGAGGGACATTTCAGGAACATCATCGGCGATCCGGCTGCCGATCCGAAAAAAATCACGAGATTGCTGGCCTGCTCCGGCAAAATATACTATGACCTCCTGAACCGCCGACGGGAAAACACCATGGAAAATGCAGCGGTCATCCGCGTCGAACAGCTCTACCCTTTCCCTTTCGAAGAGTTCTCCGCAGAGATCCGGCGCTACCCTGGGCTGAAGGAAATCGTCTGGTGCCAGGATGAGCCGAAAAATCAGGGCTACTGGCGTTTTCTCCAGCATTATATCATGAATGCCATGATCCCGGGGCAGCAGTTCGGTTACGCCGGCCGTCCTGCATCGGCATCTACAGCATGCGGTTACGCCGCCATGCATGCACTGCAGCAGCAGGCACTGCTCGATCAGGCCTACGGCGAGTTCAGCGTTTTTTACAACAAATAA
- the odhB gene encoding 2-oxoglutarate dehydrogenase complex dihydrolipoyllysine-residue succinyltransferase: MAIIDVTISQLSESVSEATLLNWKKQPGDAVAEDEILFEVETDKVVFDVPSPSSGILFEILVGDGGTIVPGQVLARIDSEGTPAAAPSAPVEEPDSETGTTVHPSEPQSQATSPFAMPSAARLMAESGLDAREVHGTGKQGRIIKGDVLAAIAAGAEPATPVSASTQKILPVEAYRELPVATDRPEQRVPMTRLRARIAERLLQSQSTNAILTTFNEVNMQPVIDLRNRYREAFEKEHGVKLGFMSFFVKAVVHALRKYPVLNASVDGKDIIYHGYFDIGVAVSSPRGLVVPVLRNADQMSIAEIERKITDFSTKARLGTLSLEELSGGTFSVSNGGVFGSMLSTPIINPPQSAILGIHATKERPVVENGEIVIRPMNYLAMSYDHRIIDGKEAVLGLVAIKNALEDPARLLLDL; the protein is encoded by the coding sequence ATGGCAATAATCGATGTCACCATATCCCAGTTGTCGGAATCGGTTTCCGAAGCGACTCTGCTGAACTGGAAAAAACAGCCAGGAGATGCCGTTGCCGAAGATGAAATTCTGTTCGAAGTCGAAACAGACAAAGTGGTATTCGATGTCCCGTCACCATCATCCGGAATTCTCTTTGAAATTCTTGTCGGAGACGGAGGAACAATCGTTCCCGGACAGGTACTTGCGAGAATCGACAGCGAAGGTACCCCGGCGGCAGCTCCATCGGCACCCGTTGAAGAACCGGATTCCGAAACAGGAACAACCGTGCATCCTTCGGAACCCCAATCTCAGGCAACAAGCCCCTTCGCCATGCCATCGGCAGCCCGCCTCATGGCGGAAAGCGGATTGGATGCCCGGGAGGTGCATGGCACAGGAAAACAGGGAAGAATCATCAAGGGCGACGTTCTGGCCGCAATTGCAGCCGGAGCGGAACCAGCCACGCCGGTATCGGCTTCGACACAGAAAATCCTGCCTGTCGAGGCATACCGGGAACTACCCGTGGCAACCGACCGCCCCGAACAGCGCGTACCGATGACCCGGCTCAGGGCACGCATTGCCGAAAGGCTCCTGCAATCCCAGTCCACGAACGCCATTCTCACGACCTTCAACGAAGTCAACATGCAGCCGGTCATCGATCTGCGGAACCGTTACAGGGAAGCGTTCGAAAAAGAACACGGCGTCAAACTCGGATTCATGTCATTCTTCGTAAAGGCTGTGGTGCATGCCCTGAGGAAGTATCCGGTACTGAACGCATCGGTTGACGGCAAGGATATCATCTATCACGGCTATTTCGACATCGGGGTCGCGGTCAGCTCTCCAAGAGGCCTTGTCGTTCCTGTCCTGCGCAACGCCGACCAGATGAGCATAGCTGAAATCGAACGGAAAATCACAGACTTCTCCACGAAAGCCAGGCTCGGAACGCTTTCGCTCGAAGAACTGAGCGGAGGTACCTTCTCTGTTTCAAACGGCGGCGTGTTCGGATCGATGCTCTCGACACCCATCATCAACCCGCCCCAATCGGCGATTCTCGGCATCCATGCAACCAAAGAAAGGCCTGTTGTTGAAAACGGAGAAATCGTGATCCGTCCGATGAACTACCTTGCCATGTCCTACGACCACCGTATTATCGACGGCAAGGAAGCCGTCCTCGGCCTTGTTGCAATCAAGAATGCGCTGGAAGACCCTGCGCGTCTCCTCCTCGATCTTTAA